In a genomic window of Pseudomonas oryzihabitans:
- a CDS encoding UTRA domain-containing protein, whose amino-acid sequence MATGLVQTSTSGAGAIRQALQEQIAHGLLPAMGKLPSERQLSELFATTRITLREALLQLEALGLIYREERRGWFVAPPRLTYNPLARTHFHAMVEAQGRRPATEVLAARQMLASAEICRVLELPALSSVYQIRRVRRIDGRLVLYVEHYLNATYFPGLLEHDLQRSLTELYRDRYEIRYGEVRFEILPTALLPEAAQALRVAQGSPALHITRINHDQQGRLIDCDLEFWRHDAIQVRVEVPD is encoded by the coding sequence TTGGCAACTGGTCTAGTCCAAACGAGTACGTCGGGTGCCGGTGCCATCCGCCAGGCGCTGCAGGAACAGATCGCCCATGGGCTGCTGCCGGCCATGGGCAAGTTGCCGTCCGAGCGGCAGCTGAGCGAATTGTTCGCCACCACCCGTATCACCCTGCGTGAAGCCCTGCTGCAGCTGGAAGCCCTGGGTCTGATCTATCGCGAGGAGCGCCGCGGCTGGTTCGTCGCGCCGCCGCGCCTGACCTACAACCCACTGGCGCGGACCCACTTTCATGCCATGGTGGAAGCCCAGGGCCGCCGACCGGCGACCGAAGTGCTGGCGGCGCGGCAGATGTTGGCTTCAGCCGAGATCTGCCGCGTGCTGGAGTTACCGGCACTTTCCAGTGTTTATCAGATCAGGCGCGTGCGCCGGATCGATGGCCGCCTGGTGCTCTATGTCGAGCACTACCTCAATGCGACCTATTTTCCCGGTCTGCTGGAGCATGACCTGCAGCGCTCCCTTACCGAGCTGTATCGCGACCGCTATGAGATCCGCTACGGCGAGGTGCGCTTCGAGATCCTGCCCACGGCGCTGTTGCCGGAGGCGGCCCAGGCCCTGCGGGTAGCGCAGGGCAGTCCCGCCCTGCACATCACCCGCATCAACCATGACCAGCAGGGCCGGCTGATCGACTGCGACCTGGAATTCTGGCGGCATGACGCCATCCAAGTCAGGGTTGAGGTGCCTGACTAG
- a CDS encoding M18 family aminopeptidase, whose protein sequence is MSTNQIQGLVDFLSSSPTPFHATASLARRLDAAGYQRLDERETWSVQPGGRYYITRNDSSLIAVRLGGQPLERGLRLVGAHTDSPCLKVKPQPELHRQGFWQLGVEVYGGMLMAPWFDRDLSLAGRVTFRTEGRVQSRLVDFRKPLAIIPNLAIHLNREANQGWAINAQNELPPILAQVPAGERRDFRALLATRLQQEHGIGDAEVLDFELSFYDVQPAALVGLEDDFIAAARLDNLLSCYAGLEALLASEGDENAVLVCTDHEEVGSTSCCGADGPFLEQVLQRLLPAGDAFTRTLQRSLLISADNAHGVHPNYADKHDGNHGPKLNAGPVIKVNANQRYATSSETAAFFRDLCQREGVPVQSFVVRSDMGCGSTIGPITAGQLGVRTVDIGLPTFAMHSIRELAGSRDLGYLIKVLTAFYASSELPL, encoded by the coding sequence ATGAGTACCAATCAGATCCAAGGCCTCGTCGATTTCCTCTCCAGCTCCCCTACCCCCTTCCACGCCACTGCCAGCCTCGCCCGTCGCCTCGACGCGGCTGGCTACCAGCGGCTGGATGAGCGTGAGACCTGGTCCGTGCAGCCCGGCGGCCGCTACTACATCACCCGCAACGATTCCTCGCTGATCGCCGTGCGCCTGGGCGGCCAGCCGCTGGAGCGCGGCCTGCGCCTGGTCGGCGCCCACACAGACAGTCCCTGCCTCAAGGTCAAACCGCAGCCGGAACTCCATCGGCAGGGCTTCTGGCAGCTCGGCGTCGAGGTCTACGGCGGTATGCTCATGGCTCCCTGGTTCGATCGTGACCTCTCGCTGGCGGGACGGGTAACCTTCCGCACCGAGGGGCGCGTACAGAGCCGCCTGGTCGATTTCCGCAAACCGCTGGCGATCATTCCCAACCTGGCGATCCACCTCAATCGCGAAGCCAACCAGGGCTGGGCCATCAATGCCCAGAACGAATTGCCACCGATCCTGGCCCAGGTGCCTGCCGGCGAGCGGCGCGACTTCCGCGCCCTGCTGGCCACCCGCCTGCAACAGGAACACGGCATCGGCGACGCCGAGGTACTGGATTTCGAACTGAGCTTCTATGACGTCCAGCCGGCTGCCCTGGTCGGCCTGGAAGACGACTTCATCGCCGCCGCGCGCCTGGACAACCTGCTGTCCTGCTATGCCGGCCTGGAAGCCCTGCTGGCAAGCGAGGGTGACGAAAACGCCGTGCTGGTCTGCACTGATCACGAGGAAGTGGGCTCCACCTCCTGCTGCGGCGCCGACGGTCCCTTCCTCGAACAGGTGCTGCAGCGCCTGCTGCCCGCAGGGGATGCCTTTACCCGCACGCTGCAGCGCTCGCTGCTGATATCGGCCGACAACGCCCATGGCGTGCACCCTAACTACGCCGACAAGCACGATGGCAACCACGGCCCGAAACTGAACGCCGGACCGGTCATCAAGGTGAATGCCAACCAGCGCTATGCCACCAGCAGCGAGACCGCGGCCTTCTTCCGCGATCTTTGCCAGCGCGAAGGGGTACCGGTGCAGAGCTTCGTGGTGCGCAGCGACATGGGTTGCGGCTCCACCATCGGCCCCATCACCGCCGGGCAGTTGGGCGTGCGCACCGTGGACATCGGTCTGCCCACCTTCGCCATGCACTCCATCCGCGAACTGGCCGGCAGTCGTGACCTGGGCTATCTGATCAAGGTGTTAACGGCCTTCTACGCCAGCTCGGAGCTGCCGCTCTGA
- a CDS encoding class I SAM-dependent methyltransferase produces the protein MSNWTSYYAATAGGAPRATLLQGLALWSEPPARALDLGCGTGRDTLVLLERGWQVLAVDAEAAALSELRQRVPNALSDRLDTRQASFETLELERYDLVNSSFALPFCEPARFAELWARITSATRSGGLFCGQLFGERDSWARKGVTVVSEVGLQRLLEGWDVLHHREEEEDGHTPVGQPKHWHIHHLVLRRR, from the coding sequence TTGTCGAATTGGACGTCCTACTACGCCGCCACGGCGGGCGGCGCTCCGCGCGCTACCCTGCTGCAGGGATTGGCGCTCTGGTCGGAGCCGCCGGCGAGGGCACTGGACCTGGGTTGTGGCACCGGCCGCGATACCCTGGTGCTGTTGGAGCGCGGCTGGCAGGTGCTGGCGGTGGATGCCGAAGCCGCAGCGCTCAGCGAATTGCGCCAGCGGGTGCCGAACGCCCTGAGCGATCGGCTGGATACGCGCCAGGCATCCTTCGAGACGCTGGAACTGGAGCGCTACGACCTCGTCAATTCCAGCTTCGCCCTGCCCTTCTGCGAGCCGGCCCGCTTCGCCGAGCTTTGGGCACGGATCACCTCGGCAACCCGTTCGGGTGGGCTCTTCTGCGGCCAACTGTTCGGCGAGCGGGATAGCTGGGCCCGCAAAGGCGTGACGGTAGTGAGCGAGGTCGGGCTGCAGCGGCTGCTCGAGGGATGGGACGTCCTGCATCATCGGGAAGAAGAAGAGGATGGCCACACCCCCGTCGGCCAGCCCAAGCACTGGCATATCCATCACCTGGTGCTGCGTCGGCGCTGA
- a CDS encoding RluA family pseudouridine synthase: MPLSNIRILHQDDALLVVDKPTLLLSVPGRAEDNRDCLVTRLQENGYPEARIVHRLDWETSGVIVLARDADSHRELSRQFHDRETEKAYIALCWGEPEANSGRIELPLRYDPPTKPRHVVDHELGRHALTFWQVLERHGHYSRVGLTPITGRSHQLRVHMLSIGHPLLGDQLYAHPEALAAHSRLCLHASLLVLTHPTSGERLRFESPAPF, from the coding sequence ATGCCTCTTTCCAACATTCGTATCCTCCATCAGGACGACGCCCTGCTGGTAGTCGACAAACCCACCCTGCTGCTCTCCGTCCCCGGTCGCGCCGAAGACAACCGCGACTGCCTGGTGACCCGCCTGCAGGAAAACGGCTATCCCGAGGCGCGCATCGTCCACCGCCTGGACTGGGAGACCTCCGGGGTCATAGTGCTGGCGCGGGATGCCGATAGCCATCGCGAGCTGTCGCGGCAATTCCATGACCGGGAGACGGAAAAGGCCTACATCGCCCTGTGCTGGGGCGAGCCGGAAGCCAACAGCGGCCGGATCGAGCTGCCGCTGCGCTACGATCCGCCGACCAAACCGCGTCATGTGGTGGATCACGAACTGGGCCGCCATGCCCTGACCTTCTGGCAAGTGCTGGAACGTCATGGTCATTACAGCCGGGTGGGGCTCACGCCCATCACCGGCCGTTCCCACCAGTTGCGGGTCCATATGCTGAGCATCGGCCATCCGCTGCTGGGCGATCAGCTCTATGCCCACCCCGAAGCGTTGGCCGCTCATTCGCGGTTGTGCCTGCACGCCAGCCTGCTGGTACTTACCCATCCCACCTCGGGCGAGCGGCTGAGATTCGAGAGCCCCGCGCCCTTCTGA
- the minE gene encoding cell division topological specificity factor MinE: protein MSIFDFFRDRKKQNSASIAKERLQIIVAHERGRHAQPDYLPQLQKDLLEVIRKYVPIEQDQIQVELENQGSCSILELNITLPDR, encoded by the coding sequence ATGAGCATCTTCGACTTCTTTCGCGATCGGAAGAAGCAGAACAGCGCTTCGATAGCCAAGGAACGGCTACAGATCATCGTCGCCCACGAGCGCGGTCGTCATGCCCAACCGGATTACCTTCCGCAGTTGCAGAAGGACTTGCTGGAGGTGATCCGCAAGTACGTGCCCATCGAGCAGGACCAGATCCAGGTGGAACTGGAGAACCAGGGCAGTTGCTCCATCCTGGAACTCAACATCACCCTGCCCGACCGCTGA
- the minD gene encoding septum site-determining protein MinD, translating into MAKVLVVTSGKGGVGKTTSSAAIGTGLALRGHKTVIVDFDVGLRNLDLIMGCERRVVYDFVNVINNEATLTQALIKDKRLENLFVLAASQTRDKDALTQDGVERVINELKQTFDFIVCDSPAGIEKGAHLAMYFADEAIVVTNPEVSSVRDSDRMLGLLASKSRRAEKGEEAIKEHLLLTRYNPERVTKGEMLGVEDVEEILSIRLLGVIPESQAVLKASNQGIPVILDEQSDAGQAYSDTVERLLGKEVAYRFLDVKKKGFLQRLFGGGGE; encoded by the coding sequence TTGGCCAAAGTACTCGTAGTCACCTCCGGCAAAGGCGGCGTCGGCAAGACCACCAGCAGCGCTGCCATCGGCACCGGCCTCGCCCTGCGTGGGCACAAGACCGTCATCGTCGACTTCGACGTCGGCCTGCGTAACCTCGACCTGATCATGGGTTGCGAGCGCCGGGTGGTGTACGACTTCGTCAACGTGATCAACAACGAGGCGACCCTGACCCAGGCCCTGATCAAGGACAAGCGTCTCGAGAACCTCTTCGTGCTGGCCGCCAGCCAGACCCGCGACAAGGACGCCCTGACCCAGGACGGCGTCGAGCGCGTGATCAACGAACTCAAGCAGACCTTCGATTTCATCGTCTGCGACTCCCCCGCCGGCATCGAGAAGGGTGCCCACCTGGCGATGTATTTCGCCGACGAAGCCATCGTCGTCACCAACCCCGAGGTCTCCTCGGTACGTGACTCCGACCGCATGCTCGGCTTGCTGGCCAGCAAGTCCCGCCGCGCTGAGAAAGGCGAGGAAGCCATCAAGGAGCACCTGCTGCTGACCCGCTACAACCCGGAGCGCGTCACCAAGGGCGAAATGCTCGGCGTCGAAGACGTGGAAGAGATCCTGTCCATCCGCCTGCTCGGCGTGATCCCGGAATCCCAGGCCGTGCTCAAGGCCTCGAACCAGGGTATTCCGGTGATTCTCGACGAACAGAGCGATGCCGGCCAGGCGTACAGTGATACCGTGGAGCGACTGCTCGGCAAGGAAGTGGCCTACCGCTTCCTCGACGTGAAGAAGAAAGGCTTCCTGCAACGTCTGTTCGGGGGTGGTGGCGAATGA
- the minC gene encoding septum site-determining protein MinC has translation MTAADPSESDSVFQLKGNMLAVTVLELLRNDLGRLDRQLAQKVAQAPNFFQETPLVLALDKLGEDAGQLDLGALLDLCRRHGLRTLALRASRSEDLAAANDYDLPILPPSSGGRERQIEARDREPAKPVEPPKPAAPTVNPTKIITAPVRGGVQLYAPAGDLVVLAPVSPGAELLADGNIHVYGPMRGRALAGVKGDTKARIFCQQLTAELLSIAGQYKVAEDLRRHPQWGNPVQVSLVGDVLNITRL, from the coding sequence ATGACCGCAGCCGATCCCTCCGAAAGCGACTCCGTCTTCCAGCTCAAGGGCAATATGCTCGCCGTGACCGTCCTGGAGCTTCTCCGCAACGACCTGGGTCGCCTGGACCGGCAACTGGCACAGAAGGTTGCCCAGGCGCCCAACTTCTTCCAGGAAACCCCACTGGTCCTGGCCCTGGACAAACTGGGCGAGGACGCCGGCCAACTCGACCTCGGCGCCCTGCTCGACCTCTGCCGCCGCCACGGCCTGCGCACCCTCGCCCTGCGCGCCAGCCGCAGCGAGGACCTGGCCGCGGCCAATGACTACGACCTGCCGATCCTGCCGCCCAGCTCCGGCGGGCGCGAGCGTCAGATCGAAGCCCGTGACCGCGAGCCGGCCAAGCCGGTGGAGCCGCCCAAGCCCGCCGCGCCAACGGTCAACCCGACCAAGATCATCACCGCGCCCGTGCGTGGCGGCGTGCAGCTCTATGCGCCAGCGGGCGACCTGGTGGTACTGGCACCGGTCAGCCCCGGCGCCGAATTGCTCGCCGATGGCAACATCCACGTCTACGGCCCCATGCGTGGCCGCGCCCTGGCGGGCGTCAAAGGTGATACCAAAGCGCGGATCTTCTGCCAGCAGTTGACCGCGGAACTGCTCTCCATCGCTGGCCAGTACAAGGTCGCCGAAGACCTGCGACGCCATCCACAATGGGGCAATCCCGTACAGGTCAGTTTGGTGGGAGATGTGTTGAACATCACCCGCCTTTAA
- a CDS encoding lipid A biosynthesis lauroyl acyltransferase, with the protein MERPSFRLAFLNPRYWPLWLGLGLLWLLVQLPYGVLLRIAEGLGWVFYQVAGQRRAIARRNLELCFPQLDERARELLLRRNFASSAMALLEMAMSWWWPRQRLARLAHIEGLEHLQAARRDGQGVILMALHFTTLEIGAALLGQRHTIDGMYRQHKNPVFDFIQRQGRERHNQDATAIEREDVRAMLKVLRAGRAIWYAPDQDYGAKQSLFVPLFGIPAATVTATTKFARLGRARVLPFTQERLADGSGYRLIIHPPLADFPGESEEADCRRINQWVEHCVSELPEQYLWAHRRFKTRPPGEPKLYPEKKR; encoded by the coding sequence ATGGAGCGGCCGTCTTTCCGCCTCGCCTTTCTCAATCCACGTTACTGGCCGCTCTGGCTGGGGCTGGGCCTGCTCTGGCTGCTGGTGCAACTACCCTATGGTGTGCTGCTGCGTATCGCCGAGGGCCTCGGCTGGGTGTTCTATCAAGTGGCTGGTCAGCGCCGAGCCATTGCCCGTCGCAACCTCGAACTGTGTTTTCCCCAATTGGACGAGCGGGCTCGTGAGCTCCTGCTCAGGCGCAATTTCGCCAGCAGTGCCATGGCACTGCTGGAAATGGCCATGAGCTGGTGGTGGCCGCGCCAGCGGCTTGCCCGGCTGGCGCACATCGAAGGCTTGGAGCACCTGCAGGCCGCCCGGCGCGACGGGCAGGGCGTGATTCTCATGGCGCTGCATTTCACTACCCTGGAAATCGGCGCCGCGCTGCTCGGCCAGCGGCACACCATCGATGGCATGTACCGCCAGCACAAGAATCCGGTCTTCGATTTCATCCAGCGCCAGGGACGCGAGCGGCACAACCAGGATGCCACCGCCATCGAACGCGAGGATGTGCGCGCCATGCTCAAGGTGCTGCGCGCCGGACGGGCCATCTGGTACGCGCCGGATCAGGACTACGGCGCCAAGCAGAGTCTGTTCGTTCCGCTGTTCGGTATTCCGGCCGCGACGGTGACCGCGACGACCAAGTTCGCCCGGCTGGGACGGGCACGGGTATTGCCCTTCACCCAGGAGCGCCTGGCCGATGGCTCCGGCTACCGGCTAATCATTCATCCGCCGTTGGCCGATTTCCCCGGCGAAAGCGAGGAGGCCGACTGCCGGCGTATCAATCAATGGGTGGAGCACTGCGTCAGCGAGTTGCCGGAGCAATACCTCTGGGCACATCGTCGCTTCAAGACGCGGCCGCCGGGAGAGCCCAAGCTGTATCCGGAGAAGAAGCGCTAG
- a CDS encoding patatin-like phospholipase family protein produces MSESPEQRTGLILAGGGARAAYQVGVLQAVAATLGQRADNPFPILVGTSAGALNAAVLACGAMDFSRAVERLAAVWSGLETGMIYRSDWLGATRQAGRFGLQTLFGAWRQEPLALLDNAPLRALLTRELDFSGITAALRARALRAVAVTAFGYASGQAMTFYQSHGVLDPWFRHRRVGVPARLAVDHLMASTAIPLFFPPVKVEREFLGDGSVRQTAPISPALHLGADRVLVIGLGAPGGNEHALLGRPPSVAQIGGHLLNSTFVDALDSDTETLRRLNLLSAALPAGDPVNGRLCRPVEMLVISPSQPLADIATRHRKRLPPALRQLLRGVGVNRPSGSALLSYLLFESAYCQELMALGRADAQLRLAELRTFLRLS; encoded by the coding sequence ATGAGCGAATCGCCCGAGCAGCGTACCGGACTCATCCTGGCGGGCGGTGGCGCCCGGGCGGCCTATCAGGTCGGGGTACTGCAAGCCGTGGCAGCGACTCTGGGCCAGCGGGCGGACAATCCCTTTCCCATCCTGGTCGGGACCTCGGCGGGCGCGCTCAATGCGGCGGTGCTCGCCTGTGGTGCTATGGATTTCAGCCGTGCGGTCGAGCGACTGGCGGCGGTGTGGTCTGGTCTCGAAACCGGGATGATCTATCGCAGCGACTGGCTCGGCGCGACCCGTCAAGCCGGTCGTTTCGGCTTGCAGACGCTGTTCGGCGCCTGGCGCCAGGAGCCGCTGGCACTGCTGGACAACGCTCCGCTTAGGGCGCTGCTGACCCGCGAGTTGGACTTCTCCGGTATCACCGCCGCGTTGCGCGCCCGTGCGCTGCGGGCGGTGGCGGTCACGGCCTTCGGTTATGCCTCCGGCCAGGCGATGACCTTCTATCAAAGCCATGGCGTACTCGACCCCTGGTTTCGCCATCGGCGGGTTGGCGTGCCAGCACGGCTGGCGGTCGACCACCTGATGGCCAGCACGGCCATTCCGCTGTTCTTCCCGCCGGTAAAGGTGGAGCGGGAGTTTCTCGGCGACGGCTCGGTGCGGCAGACGGCGCCCATCAGCCCAGCGCTGCACCTGGGGGCGGATCGTGTGTTGGTGATAGGGCTGGGTGCCCCAGGGGGCAATGAACATGCCTTGCTGGGGCGACCGCCCAGCGTCGCCCAGATCGGCGGTCATCTGCTCAACAGCACCTTCGTCGATGCGCTGGACAGCGATACCGAAACACTACGGCGGCTCAATCTGCTGAGCGCCGCCCTGCCGGCGGGCGATCCGGTCAACGGTAGGCTGTGTCGCCCGGTCGAGATGCTGGTCATCTCGCCGAGCCAGCCGCTGGCGGACATAGCTACAAGGCACCGCAAGCGCTTGCCGCCAGCTCTGCGGCAATTGTTGCGGGGCGTCGGCGTCAACCGACCTTCGGGTAGTGCCCTGCTCAGCTATCTGCTGTTCGAGTCCGCGTATTGCCAGGAGCTAATGGCCCTTGGGCGAGCCGATGCGCAACTCCGGCTGGCGGAGTTGCGCACCTTTCTCAGGTTGTCCTGA
- a CDS encoding MlaA family lipoprotein, protein MPPAPVGADGFTNPLSTLKYNPGLDQREFERASLEALDVYDPLEPWNRRVYHFNYRLDQWVLLPVVNGYRYITPGFVRSGVSNFFANLGDVTNLVNSLLQFKGRRALDTSGRLLINTTLGVFGLWDPATRMGLMRQPEDFGETLGFYGVGAGPYLMLPVLGPSNLRDTTGLAFDFTAESQINFLNVSQESGRHPEIILLRAVNLRYVNPFRYGQFDSPFEYEKLRYFYTKARELQIAE, encoded by the coding sequence ATGCCGCCGGCCCCGGTAGGCGCGGATGGCTTCACCAATCCGCTGTCGACGCTGAAGTACAACCCAGGTCTCGATCAGCGCGAATTCGAGCGCGCCTCTCTCGAGGCACTGGACGTCTACGACCCGCTGGAGCCCTGGAACCGGCGCGTCTATCACTTCAACTACCGGCTGGACCAATGGGTCCTGTTGCCGGTAGTCAACGGCTATCGCTACATCACCCCGGGCTTCGTCCGCTCCGGCGTGAGCAACTTCTTCGCCAACCTGGGCGACGTGACCAACCTGGTCAACAGCCTGCTGCAGTTCAAGGGCCGACGCGCCCTGGACACCTCCGGCCGCCTGCTGATCAACACCACCCTCGGCGTCTTCGGCCTGTGGGACCCGGCTACCCGCATGGGTCTGATGCGGCAGCCCGAGGATTTCGGCGAAACCCTCGGCTTCTATGGTGTCGGCGCCGGTCCCTACCTGATGCTGCCGGTGCTCGGTCCGTCCAACCTGCGCGACACCACGGGCCTGGCCTTCGACTTCACCGCCGAGAGCCAGATCAACTTCCTCAACGTCAGCCAGGAAAGCGGTCGCCATCCGGAGATCATCCTGCTGCGCGCCGTCAACCTCAGGTACGTGAATCCGTTCCGCTACGGCCAATTCGACTCGCCTTTCGAGTACGAGAAGCTGCGTTACTTCTATACCAAGGCGCGCGAGTTGCAGATCGCCGAATGA
- a CDS encoding serine/threonine protein kinase, translating to MRHPLRVVALLGALLPGLLGVAQAADVDAATYGYPLINPFEATITTTPEALRPELPKNSSIDQDEYTINLRPERQYQLPDNFWPVKKFHYILARQSHPAPLIFIIAGTGANYAASTVDYLKRLYYSAGYHVVQVSSPTSWDFMASASRTATPGYTPQDAEDLYRAMQAIRAQHPKLPVTEYFLTGYSLGGLDAAFVAQLDESMRSFNFKRVLMVNPPVNLLTSVRNLDRLVQTEVKGVTNTRTFYELILAKLTRYFREKGYVDFNDAVVQDLQDSPERLSNEEMAMLIGSVFRFSAADISFTADLINRRGLITPPNYPITEGTSLTPFLARSLQCDFDCYMTEQVLPFWQKAFKGHAVSQLAYQSSLPALEDYLRTSKKIGVMHNADDIILGPGDLGFLRKTFGDRLTVYPYGGHCGNINYRVNANAMLEFFARG from the coding sequence ATGCGTCATCCGTTGCGCGTCGTCGCCCTGCTGGGCGCGCTCTTACCTGGTTTGCTCGGCGTCGCCCAGGCGGCGGACGTGGATGCCGCCACCTACGGCTATCCGCTGATCAATCCCTTCGAAGCGACCATCACCACCACGCCCGAAGCCCTGCGTCCGGAGCTGCCCAAGAACAGCAGCATCGACCAGGACGAATACACCATCAATCTGCGCCCCGAGCGTCAGTACCAGTTGCCGGACAACTTCTGGCCGGTGAAGAAATTCCATTACATCCTGGCCCGCCAGTCGCACCCGGCGCCGCTGATCTTCATCATCGCCGGTACCGGAGCCAATTACGCCGCCAGTACGGTGGACTACCTCAAGCGGCTCTACTACTCCGCCGGTTACCATGTGGTGCAGGTGTCCTCGCCGACCAGCTGGGACTTCATGGCCTCCGCTTCGCGTACCGCCACTCCGGGCTACACGCCGCAGGACGCCGAGGATCTCTACCGGGCCATGCAGGCGATCCGCGCCCAGCATCCCAAGCTGCCGGTGACCGAATACTTCCTCACCGGTTACAGCCTCGGCGGCCTGGATGCCGCCTTCGTCGCCCAGCTCGACGAAAGCATGCGCAGCTTCAACTTCAAGCGGGTGCTGATGGTCAATCCGCCGGTCAACCTGCTGACCTCGGTGCGTAACCTCGACCGCCTGGTACAGACCGAAGTGAAGGGAGTGACCAACACCCGCACCTTCTACGAGCTGATCCTGGCCAAGCTGACGCGCTACTTCCGCGAGAAGGGCTATGTCGATTTCAATGATGCCGTGGTCCAGGATCTCCAGGACTCCCCGGAGCGTCTGAGCAACGAGGAGATGGCCATGCTGATCGGCTCGGTCTTCCGCTTCTCGGCAGCCGATATCTCCTTCACCGCGGATCTGATCAACCGTCGCGGCCTGATCACTCCCCCGAACTACCCCATCACCGAAGGCACCAGCCTGACGCCCTTCCTGGCCCGCTCACTGCAGTGCGACTTCGACTGCTACATGACCGAGCAGGTCTTGCCCTTCTGGCAGAAGGCCTTCAAGGGCCATGCGGTCAGCCAACTGGCCTACCAGTCCAGCCTGCCCGCCCTGGAAGACTACCTACGCACCAGCAAGAAGATCGGTGTCATGCACAACGCCGACGACATCATCCTCGGCCCCGGCGACCTCGGTTTCCTGCGCAAGACCTTCGGTGACCGCCTGACCGTCTACCCCTACGGCGGTCACTGCGGCAACATCAACTACCGCGTCAATGCGAACGCCATGCTGGAGTTCTTCGCCCGTGGTTAG
- a CDS encoding glycine betaine ABC transporter substrate-binding protein has product MSMVKKLLGIGLGVALTTAMGIAQAAAKPEITIGYVDGWADSVATTFTAATVIREKLGYEVKLMPVAAGIMWQGVARGKLDAMLSAWLPVTHGAYYDKMKDQVVDLGVNTPDAKIGLIVPEYVKINSIADLEAQKAEFGGRIIGIDAGAGVMLKADQAIKDYGLDYKLVASSGSGMIAELTRAEKDQKPVVVTGWIPHWMFAKWKLKFLEDPKGVFGGSEHVDTVANPALEAKAKPVWDFLKKFAWKPGQVNEVMLAIEEGQTPEAAAKAWVAAHPEEVKSWVQ; this is encoded by the coding sequence ATGAGCATGGTGAAGAAACTGTTAGGGATTGGACTCGGTGTCGCGCTCACCACGGCCATGGGTATTGCCCAGGCGGCGGCCAAGCCCGAGATCACCATCGGTTATGTCGATGGCTGGGCGGACAGCGTGGCTACCACGTTCACCGCGGCTACCGTGATTCGTGAAAAGCTGGGCTATGAGGTCAAGCTGATGCCGGTCGCGGCCGGTATCATGTGGCAGGGCGTTGCCCGCGGCAAACTGGACGCCATGCTGTCCGCCTGGCTACCGGTCACCCATGGCGCCTATTACGACAAGATGAAGGACCAGGTGGTCGATCTGGGCGTCAATACCCCCGACGCCAAGATCGGCCTGATCGTGCCCGAATACGTCAAGATCAACAGCATCGCCGATCTGGAAGCCCAGAAAGCCGAGTTCGGTGGTCGGATTATCGGTATCGATGCCGGCGCTGGGGTCATGCTCAAGGCCGACCAGGCAATCAAGGACTACGGTCTGGACTACAAGCTGGTTGCCAGCTCGGGTAGCGGCATGATCGCCGAGCTGACCCGTGCCGAGAAAGACCAGAAGCCGGTCGTGGTCACCGGCTGGATACCGCATTGGATGTTCGCCAAGTGGAAGCTCAAGTTCCTTGAAGATCCCAAGGGTGTCTTCGGTGGTTCCGAGCATGTGGATACCGTCGCCAACCCTGCCCTGGAAGCCAAGGCCAAGCCGGTCTGGGACTTCCTGAAGAAGTTCGCCTGGAAGCCGGGTCAGGTCAACGAGGTGATGCTGGCGATCGAAGAAGGCCAGACGCCTGAAGCCGCCGCCAAGGCCTGGGTCGCTGCCCACCCGGAAGAGGTCAAGTCCTGGGTGCAGTAA